The genomic region TTGGCAAGACCAATTGCGTGGGCTTCCTCCGCGCCGACGGGGCGGCCTGTCAGGATCATGTCCAGGGCGCGCGACTGGCCGATCAGGCGCGGCAGGCGCACCGTCCCGCCATCGATCAGCGGCACACCGAACCGCCGGCAGAACACGCCAAAAACGGCCGTCTTCGCCGCTACGCGCATATCGCACCACAAGGCGAGCTCAAGCCCGCCCGCGACCGCATGGCCCTCCACGGCCGCGATAACGGGCTTGGAGAGCATCATGCGGCTGGGGCCCATCGGTGCGTCGCCATCCGGCTCTGTGCGGTTGGGTGTGCCGCCTGCAATGGCTCTGAGGTCCGCGCCCGCACAGAAAGTCTCACCGGCGCCGGTGAGGATGGCAATGTCCGCCCCTTCATCGGCCTCAAACCGCCGGAACGCATCGGCGAGCGCCCGCGCGGCCGCGCCGTCCACCGCATTGCGCCGCTCTGGCCGGTCGATG from Glycocaulis abyssi harbors:
- a CDS encoding crotonase/enoyl-CoA hydratase family protein, translating into MTIRYETRDRTAIITIDRPERRNAVDGAAARALADAFRRFEADEGADIAILTGAGETFCAGADLRAIAGGTPNRTEPDGDAPMGPSRMMLSKPVIAAVEGHAVAGGLELALWCDMRVAAKTAVFGVFCRRFGVPLIDGGTVRLPRLIGQSRALDMILTGRPVGAEEAHAIGLANRLAEPGEALEAALTLAREIAAFPQTCLRNDRMSTLTQWSLTEEQALAAEFAWGEKTLQSGETVEGATRFSDGEGRGGRFDKPEG